Proteins from a single region of Tautonia marina:
- a CDS encoding 30S ribosomal protein S1, producing MVDRNLLREFDISDEEFSTAVYTDGSQEDPMALLEEGQEYVLNTIVHGKVVDIVGDQAIVDVGYKAEGLVPLNEWDETEGRPEPGDEVEVLLEGMDDDTGEILLSRKKAHRMRAWENVISKHAEGDVVTGRVTKKIKGGLLVDIGVNVFLPASQVDIRRPSDIGDYLDTEIQCMILKIDEGRRNIVVSRRKLIEEQRARQKEALLSEIEIGQVRKGVVKNIADFGAFVDLGGIDGLLHITDMSWGRINHPSDMVRIDDTIEVMVLNVDRDREKIALGLKQKSASPWENIGEKYPEGARVTGEVVNVMSYGAFVKLEEGIEGLVHISEMSWTKRINHPSELVQIGDKVEVVVLGINRDKQEISLGMKQTQPNPWDQVAQKYPPGTMVDGTVRNLTNYGAFIEIEEGIDGLLHISDMSWTRKIGHPNELLEKGQQVSCQVLNVDQERKRIALGLKQLKQDPWETDIPDRYHPGDVVVGKVTKLTNFGVFVELEPGLEGLLHISELADHKVDSPEEIVNVGDDIEVKILRVDRGERKIGLSKKKAGWSQEEIEAEETKAEGAAPGTPAAAAAASSTKSELKGGLGGGGPLFSFGSQESGEATEAEASASAEASAEPAAAEASAESTEPEAPAESTEPEASAESTEPEASAESTESEEKA from the coding sequence ATGGTAGATCGCAACCTGCTCCGCGAGTTCGATATCTCCGATGAAGAGTTCTCCACCGCCGTCTACACCGACGGCAGCCAGGAGGACCCGATGGCCCTACTTGAGGAGGGCCAGGAGTATGTGCTCAATACGATCGTCCACGGCAAGGTGGTCGATATTGTCGGCGACCAGGCGATTGTCGACGTCGGCTACAAGGCCGAGGGGCTCGTCCCGCTGAACGAGTGGGATGAGACCGAGGGCCGCCCCGAACCGGGCGACGAGGTCGAAGTCCTGCTCGAAGGCATGGACGACGACACCGGCGAGATCTTGCTCTCCCGCAAGAAGGCCCACCGCATGCGGGCCTGGGAGAACGTCATCTCCAAGCACGCCGAGGGCGACGTCGTCACCGGCCGCGTTACGAAGAAGATCAAGGGTGGCTTGCTCGTCGATATCGGCGTCAACGTCTTCCTGCCGGCCAGCCAGGTCGATATCCGACGCCCCTCGGACATCGGGGATTACCTCGATACCGAGATCCAGTGCATGATCCTCAAGATCGACGAAGGGCGACGCAATATCGTCGTCTCGCGCCGCAAGCTGATCGAGGAACAGCGCGCCCGGCAGAAGGAAGCCCTGCTGTCGGAGATCGAGATCGGCCAGGTCCGCAAGGGTGTCGTCAAGAACATCGCCGACTTCGGCGCGTTCGTCGACCTCGGCGGGATCGACGGCCTCTTGCACATCACCGACATGTCGTGGGGCCGGATCAACCACCCGAGCGACATGGTCCGGATCGACGACACGATCGAGGTCATGGTCCTCAACGTCGACCGCGACCGCGAGAAGATCGCCCTGGGCCTGAAGCAGAAGTCGGCCAGCCCGTGGGAGAACATCGGCGAGAAGTACCCGGAAGGCGCCCGCGTCACCGGCGAAGTCGTCAACGTCATGTCCTACGGGGCCTTCGTCAAGCTCGAAGAGGGGATCGAAGGGCTCGTCCACATCTCCGAGATGTCCTGGACGAAGCGCATCAATCACCCGAGCGAGCTGGTTCAGATCGGCGACAAGGTCGAGGTCGTCGTCCTCGGGATCAACCGCGACAAGCAGGAAATCTCGCTGGGCATGAAGCAGACCCAGCCGAACCCCTGGGATCAGGTCGCGCAGAAGTACCCGCCGGGCACGATGGTCGACGGTACCGTCCGGAACCTGACGAACTATGGCGCCTTCATCGAGATCGAGGAAGGGATCGACGGGCTCCTGCACATCTCCGACATGAGCTGGACCCGCAAGATCGGTCACCCGAACGAGCTGCTCGAAAAGGGCCAGCAGGTCTCTTGCCAGGTCCTCAACGTCGACCAGGAACGCAAGCGGATCGCGCTGGGCCTGAAGCAACTGAAGCAAGACCCGTGGGAGACCGACATCCCCGACCGCTACCACCCCGGCGACGTGGTGGTGGGCAAGGTCACCAAGCTGACCAACTTCGGCGTTTTCGTCGAGCTGGAACCCGGCCTGGAAGGCTTGCTGCATATCTCGGAGCTGGCCGACCACAAGGTTGACAGTCCCGAGGAAATCGTCAACGTGGGCGACGACATCGAGGTGAAAATCCTCCGGGTCGACCGCGGCGAGCGCAAGATCGGCCTGTCGAAGAAGAAGGCCGGTTGGAGCCAGGAAGAGATCGAGGCCGAGGAGACGAAGGCCGAAGGGGCCGCCCCTGGCACCCCGGCTGCCGCCGCCGCCGCGTCCTCGACCAAGTCCGAGCTCAAGGGCGGTCTTGGTGGTGGTGGTCCGCTCTTCTCCTTCGGGAGCCAGGAGTCCGGCGAAGCCACCGAAGCCGAGGCTTCGGCTTCTGCCGAGGCTTCGGCCGAACCTGCGGCTGCCGAGGCTTCCGCCGAATCGACCGAGCCCGAGGCCCCTGCCGAATCGACCGAGCCTGAGGCTTCGGCCGAATCGACCGAGCCCGAGGCCTCTGCCGAATCGACTGAGTCGGAAGAGAAAGCTTGA